A genome region from Glycine soja cultivar W05 unplaced genomic scaffold, ASM419377v2 tig00104088_1_pilon_5978153_6030610, whole genome shotgun sequence includes the following:
- the LOC114404464 gene encoding DCN1-like protein 4 — protein MRRSSASKKSGQSNSTPNAADLFRSASSKASSKESERIDSLFYSYANGSTGLIDPEGIETLCADMEVDHTDVRVLMLAWKMKAEEQGYFTLDEWRRGLKALRADTVSKLKKALPDLEKEVRRPSNFTDFYSYAFQYCLTEEKQKSIDIESICELLTLVLGSTFPAQVNLFVEYLKAQNDYKVINMDQWMGFFRFCNEISFPTLNDYDPELAWPLILDNFVEWLREKQK, from the exons ATGCGACGCTCTTCTGCATCCAAAAAGTCGGGTCAATCCAATTCCACTCCCAACGCCGCCGATCTCTTCCGCTCTG CTTCAAGTAAGGCAAGCTCGAAGGAATCAGAACGAATTGATAGTCTATTCTATTCATATGCCAATGGGTCTACCGGGTTGATTGA CCCAGAAGGAATTGAAACACTTTGTGCTGATATGGAGGTGGATCATACAGATGTGAGGGTTTTGATGCTTGCATG GAAAATGAAAGCTGAGGAGCAAGGATATTTTACCTTG GATGAGTGGAGGAGAGGCTTAAAAGCATTAAGGGCCGATACAGTAAGTAAATTGAAGAAGGCACTTCCAGACCTAGAAAAAGAG GTCAGGAGGCCATCGAACTTCACAGATTTCTATTCTTATGCTTTCCAATATTGTTTAACAG AGGAGAAACAGAAAAGCATTGATATAGAGAGCATTTGTGAGTTACTTACTCTTGTTTTGGGTTCAACATTTCCAGCCCAAGTCAACTTGTTTGTGGAATATTTGAAG GCTCAAAATGATTACAAGGTCATAAACATGGATCAATGGATGGGATTTTTCCGTTTTTGCAATGAG ATAAGTTTTCCAACCCTTAATGACTATGATCCTGAACTTGCCTGGCCCTTGATCCTGGATAATTTCGTTGAATGGCTGCGAGAAAAGCAAAAATAG